The following proteins come from a genomic window of Miscanthus floridulus cultivar M001 chromosome 2, ASM1932011v1, whole genome shotgun sequence:
- the LOC136535530 gene encoding uncharacterized protein, which produces MLGLRGLTAATPAAAAPPKGQCSGSATPPPAMITRVSLAVPAAVSLSFVLWSSPVNAGILSGFSGLESTPGPDVPRLEFLEKWNAENQKYTEFDNRFKKSKVLQELLEKSKKNKEKNERMIQDKYCLRGAEWGVGDCSTEGMTDQEREDFISELKKRTGAE; this is translated from the exons ATGCTCGGCCTCCGCGGCCTCACCGCCGCGACCCCGGCCGCGGCCGCACCGCCGAAGGGGCAATGCAGCGGCAGCGCCACCCCGCCACCAGCGATGATAACCCGGGTGTCGCTGGCTGTCCCGGCGGCTGTCTCGCTCTCGTTCGTCCTCTGGTCCAGTCCAG TGAACGCCGGCATCCTGTCCGGTTTCTCGGGACTGGAGTCGACTCCAGGCCCCGACGTCCCCCGGCTCGAGTTCCTGGAGAAATGGAATG CGGAGAACCAGAAGTACACCGAATTCGATAACAGGTTCAAGAAGTCCAAGGTGCTGCAGGAGCTGCTCGAGAAGTCCAAGAAGAACAAAGAGAA GAACGAGAGGATGATCCAGGACAAGTATTGCCTGCGCGGCGCCGAGTGGGGCGTCGGGGACTGCTCCACGGAGGGCATGACCGACCAGGAGAGGGAGGACTTCATTTCGGAGCTCAAGAAGAGAACCGGAGCAGAATAG
- the LOC136540408 gene encoding uncharacterized protein At5g39570-like: MASYDGDEDSGRRRPSQHRPSGGGSGDLASSAKLVAEAAKLSLQDHSLEKVDKGRVAGAAADLLHAASQYGKLEGKPVGGYLEKAEEYLHQYGRKDGGGGKHQGEGEGNYGKKPGGGHGGGRYENEEEEEEGYKKKPSGGRYEEDEYKKKPGGGSGYGGGGYEEEDGYKKNPGSGGYGGGKYEDEGDYSKKPSSGGYGGGRYEDEDDYKKKPISGGYGGGRYEQEDDYKKKPSSGGFGGGRYEQEDEYKRPPSGGGSSYGGSRYEEDDEYRKKPSGGRYGGGRYEDEDDYRKKPSAGGYGGGGRYEDEYSKKPVGGHGGGRYDKDDEYKKPSGGGYGYEASSGGGHGGRYEEEDYKKKPSGHSGGRYEEEEGYKKTSGHSGGKYGKEEEDKKKKHGEDESEGGGIGDYLKLAQGFMNKQDGEGGSGGGMGDYLKLAEGFLKKR, encoded by the coding sequence ATGGCCTCCTACGACGGCGACGAGGattccggccgccgccgcccttcGCAGCACCGCCCGTCCGGCGGGGGCAGCGGCGACCTTGCCTCGAGCGCGAAGCTCGTGGCGGAGGCGGCCAAGCTGTCGCTCCAGGACCACAGCCTGGAGAAGGTGGACAAGGGCCGCGTCGCCGGCGCGGCGGCCGACCTGCTCCACGCCGCCTCCCAGTACGGCAAGCTCGAGGGCAAGCCCGTCGGCGGGTACCTCGAGAAGGCCGAGGAGTACCTCCACCAGTACGGCCGCAAGGACGGGGGTGGCGGTAAGCATCAGGGGGAGGGGGAAGGCAACTACGGTAAGAAGCCCGGCGGTGGCCATGGAGGGGGAAGGTATGAGaacgaagaggaggaggaggaggggtacAAGAAGAAGCCTAGTGGCGGGAGGTATGAGGAGGATGAGTACAAGAAGAAGCCTGGTGGTGGTAGTGGCTATGGAGGTGGAGGgtatgaggaagaagatggctaTAAGAAGAATCCAGGCAGTGGTGGCTATGGAGGAGGAAAGTACGAGGATGAAGGTGACTACAGCAAGAAGCCAAGCAGTGGTGGCTATGGTGGGGGAAGGTACGAGGATGAAGACGATTACAAGAAGAAGCCCATAAGTGGTGGCTATGGTGGGGGGCGGTATGAGCAAGAAGATGATTACAAGAAGAAGCCTTCAAGTGGAGGCTTTGGTGGTGGGAGGTATGAGCAGGAAGATGAATATAAGAGGCCTCCGAGTGGTGGTGGCAGTAGCTATGGGGGAAGCAggtatgaagaagatgatgagtaTAGGAAGAAGCCGAGTGGTGGTAGATATGGTGGAGGAAGGTATGAGGACGAAGATGATTATAGGAAGAAACCTAGTGCTGGTGGATATGGAGGTGGAGGAAGATATGAGGATGAGTACAGCAAGAAGCCGGTTGGTGGTCATGGCGGAGGGAGGTATGACAAAGATGATGAGTACAAGAAGCCCAGTGGTGGTGGATATGGTTATGAGGCTTCCAGTGGTGGAGGCCATGGAGGAAGGTACGAAGAAGAAGACTACAAGAAGAAGCCTAGTGGGCACTCAGGGGGACGctatgaggaggaggaggggtaCAAGAAGACTAGTGGCCATAGTGGAGGGAAGTATGGCAAGgaggaagaggacaagaagaagaagcatgGCGAGGATGAGTCAGAGGGTGGCGGTATTGGAGATTACCTGAAGTTGGCACAGGGTTTCATGAACAAACAGGATGGGGAAGGGGGGAGTGGGGGCGGCATGGGAGACTACTTAAAGCTTGCAGAAGGTTTCTTGAAGAAGCGCTGA